One Nitrospina watsonii DNA segment encodes these proteins:
- a CDS encoding acetyltransferase, giving the protein MAALLIFGGGGHGKVVATIAAEAGSWDRIAFVDDRHAALERVADWEVLSGFDGAADYLKEFTHFFVAVGDNALRLKLLNRYREQGHRAATLVHGSAWVSASATFGAGTLIGPQAAVHTDARLGLGCIVNTAATVDHDCVLEDGVHLSPGVHLAGEVKVGRETSIGIGSAVCNRIDIGHHVIIGAGSAVIESVPDGVTATGVPARILKQT; this is encoded by the coding sequence TTGGCGGCGTTGTTGATATTTGGAGGCGGGGGGCACGGCAAGGTGGTGGCAACGATTGCCGCCGAAGCCGGAAGCTGGGACCGCATCGCCTTCGTCGATGATCGTCATGCGGCACTGGAACGCGTCGCCGACTGGGAAGTGCTGTCGGGATTCGACGGCGCGGCGGACTATCTTAAAGAGTTCACGCATTTTTTTGTTGCGGTGGGCGACAACGCATTGCGCTTGAAATTATTGAACCGGTACCGCGAACAGGGACACCGCGCCGCCACCCTCGTGCACGGCAGCGCCTGGGTCAGCGCCTCGGCCACATTCGGCGCCGGCACATTGATCGGGCCGCAGGCCGCCGTCCATACCGACGCGCGTCTGGGGCTGGGCTGCATCGTCAACACCGCGGCGACGGTGGATCACGACTGCGTGCTGGAAGACGGCGTGCACCTGTCGCCGGGCGTGCACCTGGCGGGCGAAGTGAAGGTGGGACGCGAAACGTCGATCGGCATCGGCTCGGCGGTGTGCAACCGCATCGACATCGGCCATCACGTCATCATCGGCGCCGGATCCGCCGTGATTGAAAGCGTGCCCGACGGCGTCACCGCTACGGGCGTGCCGGCACGCATTCTCAAACAGACATGA
- a CDS encoding DegT/DnrJ/EryC1/StrS family aminotransferase yields the protein MTPNPNRIYLSPPHLGEHERHFVEEAFQSNWIAPCGPNQEAFEAEMAAYVGAPGAVALSSGTAAVHLALRLCDVGPGDTVFCSSLTFIGSATPILFLGATPVFIDSEPESWNLSPQALERALRDASQQGALPKAVLVVNLYGQNADMTAIQKVCDTYRLPVIEDAAESLGATYRGQASGTLGKFGIYSFNGNKIITTSGGGMLVSRDTAALDKARYWATQARDPVVHYEHSELGYNYRMSNVLAGIGRGQLKVLDERIAQRRAVFDRYRNALEGKHGITFMPEAAFGASTRWLTVLTLDADSPVKPHDIIAALDAENIEARPVWKPLHLQPVFAGCAYTPHAADCNFSEDVFVRGLCLPSGSSLSIEDQERIIGIVRSTLQRGG from the coding sequence ATGACTCCAAATCCAAACCGCATTTATTTATCGCCGCCGCACCTGGGCGAACACGAACGGCACTTCGTCGAAGAAGCGTTCCAGTCGAACTGGATTGCACCGTGCGGTCCCAATCAGGAAGCGTTCGAAGCCGAGATGGCGGCGTACGTCGGCGCACCGGGCGCGGTGGCGCTCAGCTCCGGCACCGCCGCCGTGCATCTGGCGTTGCGGCTGTGCGATGTCGGCCCCGGCGACACCGTGTTCTGTTCGTCGCTCACCTTCATCGGTTCGGCCACGCCGATTCTTTTTCTGGGCGCGACGCCGGTGTTCATCGACTCCGAACCGGAATCGTGGAACCTGTCGCCACAAGCGCTCGAACGCGCACTGAGAGACGCCAGCCAGCAAGGCGCGCTGCCCAAAGCCGTCCTCGTCGTCAACCTCTACGGCCAGAATGCAGACATGACTGCGATTCAGAAAGTCTGCGACACATACCGCCTGCCGGTGATCGAAGATGCGGCGGAATCGCTGGGCGCGACCTATCGCGGCCAAGCCAGCGGCACGCTCGGTAAATTCGGCATCTATTCATTCAACGGCAACAAGATCATCACCACCTCCGGCGGCGGCATGCTGGTCTCCCGCGACACCGCCGCGCTCGATAAAGCGCGTTACTGGGCGACGCAGGCGCGCGATCCGGTGGTGCATTACGAACACAGCGAACTGGGCTACAACTACCGCATGAGCAACGTGCTGGCGGGCATCGGCCGCGGCCAGTTGAAGGTGCTCGATGAACGCATCGCCCAGCGCCGCGCCGTGTTCGACCGCTATCGCAACGCGCTGGAAGGGAAACACGGCATCACCTTCATGCCCGAAGCGGCATTCGGCGCCTCGACGCGCTGGCTCACGGTGTTGACGCTGGATGCGGACTCGCCGGTGAAACCACACGACATCATCGCCGCGCTGGATGCGGAAAACATCGAAGCCCGGCCCGTGTGGAAACCGCTGCACTTGCAACCCGTGTTCGCGGGCTGCGCTTACACGCCGCACGCCGCCGACTGCAATTTCTCGGAAGACGTGTTCGTGCGCGGACTCTGCCTGCCGTCCGGCTCCAGCCTGTCCATTGAAGATCAGGAACGCATCATCGGCATCGTGCGCTCTACCCTTCAACGCGGTGGATAA
- the asnB gene encoding asparagine synthase (glutamine-hydrolyzing): MCGIFGYFDRGKRSLPESVLHSMGHALNHRGPDDHGLFTTPGVGIGNQRLSIIDLEQGHQPFVSENGNIAVVQNEEIYNYVELARELADAGLPCKTHSDTEVLLRLYQLHGIDFIQKLNGMFAIAIYDRELDALFLVRDRIGVKPLYLHDDGKRIVFASEIKALLEAGIPREPNLEALDHFLTYNYIPPPFTAFNNVQHLMPGTWMRIDRHRIQKVTWWDLSKMQAEEKSQADWIDEFNAVLDDAVRLRLRSDVPFGAFLSGGVDSSTIVGLMAHNMKEPANTFCIGFHEEAFDESPYAQEAAERFGTRHIMERVDPNMLDLWPLAVFHCDQPHGDISFLPTYRVSELATRHVKVVLTGDGGDKLFAGYTKYRDFFSDASMMDADLEIFRRAYYRNLSLFTDHQKPNLYSPQLRDRLRTNHSYDVVARLYDNVRHMDRINQALYLDMMLLLPGNNLVKPDRMGMAVSLEARTPFLDYRMMELAFRMPGALKLQNGETKYLFKKAVTPLIGENLAYRKKQMFTVPVGEWFRKEMAEFPRELLSSKRFIERGLFEPETVLDLVTRHRSGEANHTRELRALIAIELWFRIFIDGDYQRPPRLAELCDDLFFFQTFNT, from the coding sequence ATGTGCGGAATTTTCGGTTATTTTGACCGCGGCAAACGTTCTCTACCAGAGTCCGTTCTCCACTCCATGGGGCATGCGCTCAATCATCGCGGACCCGACGATCACGGTTTGTTCACCACTCCTGGCGTGGGCATCGGGAATCAGCGATTATCGATCATTGATCTCGAGCAAGGGCATCAACCCTTCGTTTCAGAAAATGGCAACATCGCCGTGGTGCAAAATGAAGAAATTTACAATTATGTTGAGTTGGCGCGTGAACTGGCAGACGCCGGGCTACCCTGCAAAACCCATTCAGACACGGAAGTGCTCCTGCGCCTGTATCAGCTTCACGGTATCGACTTTATTCAGAAGCTGAACGGGATGTTCGCAATCGCCATTTACGATCGCGAACTCGACGCGCTGTTTCTGGTACGCGATCGCATCGGGGTCAAACCGCTTTATCTGCATGACGACGGCAAGCGTATTGTCTTCGCTTCAGAGATCAAAGCACTATTGGAAGCCGGCATCCCACGTGAACCCAATCTGGAGGCCCTTGATCATTTTCTTACCTACAATTATATACCTCCACCTTTCACCGCATTCAACAACGTACAACATCTAATGCCGGGGACTTGGATGCGTATTGACCGCCATCGCATACAGAAAGTGACATGGTGGGATCTATCCAAAATGCAGGCTGAAGAGAAAAGTCAGGCTGACTGGATTGACGAATTCAACGCCGTGCTCGACGACGCGGTGCGCCTGCGCCTGCGTTCAGATGTGCCGTTCGGCGCATTCCTTTCCGGCGGCGTGGACTCGTCCACCATCGTCGGCCTGATGGCGCACAACATGAAAGAACCCGCCAACACGTTCTGCATCGGCTTCCACGAAGAGGCGTTCGACGAGTCGCCCTATGCGCAGGAGGCGGCGGAACGTTTCGGCACGCGTCACATCATGGAGCGGGTCGATCCCAACATGCTCGACCTGTGGCCCTTAGCTGTGTTCCACTGCGACCAGCCGCACGGTGACATCTCGTTTCTGCCTACTTACCGGGTGTCGGAGCTGGCGACGCGGCACGTGAAGGTGGTGCTCACCGGCGACGGCGGCGACAAACTGTTCGCGGGCTACACCAAGTACCGCGACTTTTTCAGCGATGCATCCATGATGGATGCGGACCTCGAAATCTTCCGGCGCGCCTATTATCGAAACCTGTCGTTGTTCACCGACCATCAGAAACCGAACCTGTATTCACCGCAACTGAGAGACCGTCTGCGAACCAACCATTCGTACGATGTGGTGGCGCGGTTGTACGACAACGTCCGGCACATGGACCGCATCAATCAGGCGCTTTATCTGGACATGATGCTGTTACTGCCCGGCAACAACCTGGTCAAGCCCGATCGCATGGGCATGGCGGTGTCGCTGGAAGCGCGCACGCCGTTTCTCGATTACCGGATGATGGAGCTCGCATTCCGCATGCCGGGCGCGCTGAAACTGCAAAACGGTGAGACCAAGTATCTGTTCAAGAAAGCCGTGACACCGCTGATCGGCGAAAACCTGGCGTACCGCAAAAAACAGATGTTCACCGTGCCGGTGGGCGAATGGTTCCGCAAAGAGATGGCGGAATTCCCACGTGAACTGTTGTCGTCGAAACGCTTCATCGAGCGCGGCCTGTTCGAGCCGGAGACGGTGCTTGACCTGGTCACCCGCCACCGCTCGGGCGAGGCGAACCACACGCGCGAGTTGAGAGCGTTGATCGCCATCGAGCTGTGGTTCCGCATTTTTATTGATGGCGACTACCAACGGCCGCCGCGCCTGGCGGAGCTGTGCGACGATCTGTTTTTCTTCCAAACCTTCAATACATGA
- a CDS encoding caspase family protein, translating into MDLSAIMQTPCLKKARMKTPLLFGIALLSLLLSPTNSLADESIRTFTGHTGAGAVTSVAFSPDGRYALSGSWDATLKLWEIATGKEVRTFTGHTYLVTSVAFSPDGRYALSGSVDYTLKLWEVETGKEVRTFRGHKHGVTSVAFSPDGRYALSGSWDETLKLWEVATGKEVRTFTGHTSAVLPAAFSPDGQYALSGSQDNTLKLWEVATGKEIRTFTGHEGFVVSVAFSPDGRYALSGSHDKTLKLWEVATGKEIRTFTGHTKHTKSVNSVAFSPDGRYALSSGGGDKTLKLWEVETGREIRTIRGHKRGVIYVAFSPDGRYALSGSTDGTLKLWDLSPYIKAKPSIEDLTEEEIQAIQQAHDEGLLTQDQIQQLTDLGFNFNKPKDTAPPVLTITSHDMKSGVAVVPKVPSVLIAGKVEDESGIDEVTVNGVKAYMDASGNFSAEVPLENEDTKVQIVVRDEHGNTAWKNFWLKGVEVELPPQLAMVPKPSNMEELDVKGAFHAIVIGINNYQKLPKLRTAIRDAQAVDQILRENYGFSTHLLIDPDRDQMLEAFDRIRRKVGEDDHLLIYYAGHGVFDKTVDKAFWLPVDADEDSDIRWLIVDRITSTVRRMPAKHVLIVADSCYSGTLTRNIDIQSNTVHQFNRYLGKMFERTSRTLMASGGNEPVSDGGGSGHSVFAQAFLEALKNPGMKAFTAEQLFRDHLKERVAGASQQIPEYKIIQDSGHEGGDFVFIRKP; encoded by the coding sequence ATGGATCTCAGCGCGATCATGCAAACGCCCTGTTTGAAAAAAGCACGGATGAAAACCCCGCTCCTGTTTGGAATCGCCCTGCTGTCCCTCCTGCTCTCGCCCACCAATTCCCTTGCCGATGAATCCATCCGCACCTTCACTGGGCATACTGGCGCTGGCGCGGTTACGTCCGTCGCCTTTTCCCCGGATGGGCGTTACGCCCTGTCAGGAAGTTGGGATGCGACACTCAAGTTGTGGGAGATAGCAACCGGAAAAGAGGTCCGCACTTTCACTGGGCATACTTATTTAGTCACGTCCGTCGCTTTTTCTCCGGATGGGCGTTACGCTTTGTCGGGCAGTGTGGACTACACCCTCAAGTTGTGGGAGGTGGAGACCGGAAAGGAAGTCCGAACCTTCAGAGGCCATAAACACGGCGTTACTTCCGTCGCATTTTCCCCGGATGGGCGTTACGCCCTGTCAGGAAGTTGGGATGAGACACTCAAGTTGTGGGAGGTGGCAACCGGGAAAGAGGTCCGCACCTTCACCGGGCATACAAGTGCTGTTCTACCCGCCGCTTTTTCGCCGGATGGGCAATATGCTCTGTCAGGCAGTCAGGACAACACTCTCAAACTGTGGGAGGTCGCCACGGGAAAAGAAATCCGCACCTTTACCGGCCATGAAGGTTTTGTTGTGTCCGTCGCTTTTTCCCCGGACGGGCGTTATGCCCTGTCGGGCAGCCATGACAAAACCCTCAAGTTGTGGGAAGTGGCGACAGGAAAAGAAATCCGCACGTTTACCGGACATACAAAACATACAAAGTCTGTTAACTCCGTCGCCTTTTCCCCGGACGGACGTTACGCCCTGTCGAGTGGTGGTGGTGACAAAACTCTCAAGTTGTGGGAGGTGGAAACGGGACGGGAAATCCGCACAATCAGGGGGCATAAACGCGGCGTTATTTACGTCGCTTTTTCGCCGGACGGCCGTTACGCCCTGTCGGGTAGTACGGACGGCACCCTCAAGCTGTGGGATTTGAGTCCGTATATTAAAGCCAAACCCTCCATCGAAGACTTAACAGAAGAAGAAATACAAGCTATCCAGCAGGCCCATGATGAAGGCCTGTTGACTCAGGATCAGATACAGCAGTTAACGGACTTGGGATTTAACTTCAACAAACCCAAAGACACCGCCCCTCCTGTTCTCACCATCACCTCGCACGATATGAAAAGCGGGGTGGCGGTGGTTCCGAAAGTGCCTTCGGTTTTGATTGCAGGCAAAGTCGAGGACGAAAGCGGGATCGATGAGGTCACCGTCAACGGGGTAAAAGCTTACATGGATGCGTCGGGGAATTTTTCGGCAGAGGTGCCGTTGGAAAACGAAGACACGAAGGTGCAGATTGTGGTGCGCGACGAGCACGGCAACACGGCCTGGAAAAACTTCTGGCTGAAAGGCGTGGAGGTGGAGCTTCCTCCCCAACTCGCAATGGTGCCTAAGCCTTCCAATATGGAAGAACTGGACGTGAAGGGGGCATTCCACGCCATCGTCATCGGGATCAACAATTATCAAAAGCTTCCAAAACTCCGAACCGCCATCCGTGACGCCCAGGCGGTGGACCAGATTCTTCGTGAAAACTATGGGTTTTCAACGCACCTGTTGATCGACCCGGACCGGGATCAAATGCTGGAGGCGTTCGACCGGATTCGCAGGAAAGTGGGTGAAGACGATCATCTCCTCATATATTATGCAGGGCATGGAGTGTTCGACAAGACCGTTGATAAGGCGTTCTGGCTGCCTGTCGATGCGGATGAAGACTCCGACATTCGATGGCTGATCGTGGACCGTATTACTTCCACAGTGCGGCGCATGCCCGCAAAGCATGTGTTGATTGTCGCGGACAGTTGCTACTCGGGGACGCTCACCCGGAACATTGATATTCAATCGAACACGGTTCACCAGTTCAACCGCTATCTGGGCAAAATGTTTGAGAGAACATCCCGAACGCTCATGGCCAGCGGCGGCAACGAACCCGTATCCGATGGCGGCGGCAGTGGGCACTCGGTATTCGCGCAGGCATTCTTGGAGGCTTTGAAAAATCCGGGCATGAAGGCGTTCACGGCGGAACAGCTTTTCAGGGATCATCTGAAGGAACGAGTGGCGGGTGCCTCCCAGCAAATTCCGGAGTATAAAATAATTCAGGACTCCGGCCATGAGGGCGGCGATTTTGTGTTCATCCGCAAACCGTGA
- a CDS encoding polysaccharide biosynthesis protein translates to MRAFNKKFRKIILLGFDLTVSLLSLYAAFLLRFEGALPAAQVEVFFDLAPIVLLCRALSFALCRFYSRFWEYASWEDLQQVLKAAVMGTVMVLIFMFMYNRAHLVSRSVLFMDLILVVLMLGSSRLIWKLLTDRANRKDHSEGKGRIPILILGAGYTGVNLLKHLRRFSPHYSVIGFLDDDPKKLDHQVMGVKVLGGHKDLPQLKEALGIQEVLMAVTSIDAERLEAMVNVCRDCNVKYKTVSSFFDLATHQPHISKIRNIEISDLLGREPVYLDLSMIQKMVGGKKIMVTGAGGSIGSELCRQLLEYDPAMLIMIDKCENYLYDLNMELNAEKTNAERKYFFLSVTHEKKLDVLFQRFRPQLVFHAAAHKHVPLMEENADEAVLNNVQGTRVTADLSERYGVEKFILVSTDKVVRPTSVMGMTKKIAERYIQYKAGRSKTDFMTVRFGNVLGSNGSVVPLFQKQIERGGPVTVTHPEMERFFMLIPEAVQLILQAATIGKGGEILMLEMGHPVKLMALAEKMIRLLGYTLGENMQIQITGVRPGEKLSEELVDDGEDVLDTLHKKIKRLCSNNAPSEKFGAKIDALVHGMADLEVAAARQRLKDFIQDECGQPQAPSPLSRKS, encoded by the coding sequence ATGCGTGCATTCAATAAAAAATTCCGGAAGATCATTCTGCTGGGTTTCGACCTGACGGTCAGCCTGCTGTCCCTGTACGCGGCGTTCCTGCTTCGCTTTGAAGGCGCCCTGCCTGCGGCGCAGGTCGAAGTGTTTTTCGATCTGGCCCCGATCGTTCTCCTCTGTCGTGCCTTGTCGTTCGCCCTGTGCCGGTTCTATTCCCGGTTCTGGGAATATGCGAGTTGGGAGGATCTGCAACAGGTTCTCAAGGCGGCAGTCATGGGCACCGTCATGGTGTTGATCTTCATGTTCATGTACAACCGGGCGCACTTGGTGTCGCGGTCGGTGCTGTTCATGGACCTCATCCTGGTGGTGCTGATGCTGGGGTCCTCGCGCCTGATCTGGAAGCTGCTGACCGATCGCGCAAACCGCAAAGACCATTCCGAAGGCAAGGGCCGGATTCCGATTCTCATTCTGGGCGCCGGGTACACGGGTGTCAATCTGCTCAAACACTTGCGCCGTTTTTCTCCGCATTACTCCGTGATCGGGTTTCTGGATGACGATCCCAAAAAACTCGACCACCAGGTCATGGGCGTCAAGGTGCTGGGCGGACACAAAGATTTGCCGCAGTTGAAGGAGGCGCTTGGCATTCAGGAAGTGTTGATGGCCGTCACCAGCATCGACGCGGAAAGGTTGGAAGCGATGGTCAACGTCTGCCGCGACTGCAACGTCAAATACAAAACCGTTTCCTCGTTTTTCGATCTCGCTACCCACCAGCCGCACATCTCCAAAATCCGCAACATTGAAATTTCCGACCTGCTGGGCCGCGAACCGGTGTACCTCGACCTGTCGATGATCCAGAAAATGGTCGGCGGCAAAAAGATCATGGTGACCGGTGCGGGCGGGTCCATCGGTTCGGAACTGTGCCGCCAGCTTCTGGAGTACGATCCGGCCATGCTGATCATGATCGACAAGTGCGAGAACTATCTGTACGACCTCAACATGGAGTTGAACGCGGAGAAGACCAACGCCGAGCGGAAGTATTTTTTCCTGTCGGTCACGCACGAGAAAAAGCTCGATGTCCTGTTCCAGCGGTTCCGGCCGCAACTGGTGTTCCATGCCGCCGCGCACAAGCACGTGCCGTTGATGGAAGAGAACGCCGATGAAGCCGTGCTCAACAATGTGCAGGGGACGCGCGTGACGGCCGATCTTTCGGAACGCTATGGCGTGGAAAAATTCATCCTCGTGTCCACGGACAAAGTGGTGCGCCCGACCAGCGTCATGGGCATGACCAAAAAAATCGCCGAGCGTTACATTCAATACAAGGCGGGCCGGTCGAAGACGGATTTCATGACCGTGCGTTTCGGCAATGTGCTGGGCAGCAACGGCAGTGTGGTGCCTTTGTTCCAGAAACAGATCGAGCGCGGCGGGCCGGTGACGGTGACGCACCCGGAGATGGAACGGTTTTTCATGCTGATTCCGGAAGCGGTGCAATTGATCCTGCAGGCGGCGACCATTGGCAAGGGCGGCGAGATCCTCATGCTGGAGATGGGGCATCCGGTGAAGCTGATGGCCCTGGCGGAAAAGATGATCCGCCTGCTGGGTTACACGCTGGGCGAGAACATGCAGATTCAGATCACAGGGGTGCGGCCGGGAGAGAAGTTGTCCGAGGAACTGGTGGACGATGGCGAGGACGTGCTGGATACCCTGCACAAAAAAATCAAACGGCTGTGTTCCAATAATGCGCCCAGCGAAAAATTCGGCGCGAAGATCGATGCCCTCGTCCACGGCATGGCCGACCTGGAAGTGGCCGCCGCCCGGCAGCGGCTCAAGGATTTCATCCAAGACGAATGCGGCCAGCCTCAAGCACCGTCCCCCCTCAGCCGCAAATCCTGA
- a CDS encoding aldolase/citrate lyase family protein yields MLTLMLITNDPVLAKRAVEAGLNRIFVDLEVLGKKERQGHLDTWISGHSMDDARRVREAIPDAELLIRLNPPHNGLDREIEEALGIGPELLMLPMFHTVDELARFCETVNGRAGVVPLVETPEAADALEQIVRVPGLKEVYIGLNDLHLGLKQTFIFEPLADGMVDALAKTILNAGLPFGFGGIARIGEGQLPGEMVLGEHLRLGSSSVILSRTFQRGLVEGTQVEFSKLKYEIEKLRESEEYLMDRSPEQVELDRAKVVQIVSLLARAAQKKH; encoded by the coding sequence ATGCTGACCTTGATGCTCATCACCAACGATCCCGTGCTGGCGAAACGCGCCGTGGAGGCCGGGCTGAACCGCATTTTTGTCGATCTCGAAGTCCTCGGCAAAAAGGAGCGGCAGGGCCACCTCGACACCTGGATCAGCGGCCACAGTATGGATGACGCCCGCCGCGTGCGCGAGGCCATCCCGGACGCGGAACTGCTCATCCGCCTCAACCCGCCGCACAACGGGCTGGACCGGGAGATCGAAGAGGCGCTCGGGATCGGCCCCGAACTGCTGATGCTGCCGATGTTCCACACCGTGGATGAGTTGGCCCGATTTTGCGAAACCGTCAACGGACGCGCCGGCGTGGTGCCGCTGGTGGAAACGCCGGAGGCGGCGGACGCCCTGGAACAGATCGTGCGCGTGCCGGGCCTGAAGGAGGTTTACATCGGCCTCAACGACCTGCACCTGGGTCTCAAGCAGACATTCATTTTCGAGCCTTTGGCCGACGGCATGGTCGATGCGCTGGCGAAAACCATCCTCAACGCCGGGCTGCCCTTCGGTTTCGGCGGCATCGCCCGCATCGGCGAGGGCCAGTTGCCCGGCGAGATGGTGCTGGGCGAGCATCTTCGGCTGGGGTCGTCGTCGGTGATTCTGTCGCGCACCTTCCAGCGCGGCCTGGTGGAAGGGACGCAGGTGGAGTTTTCCAAGCTGAAATACGAAATCGAAAAACTGCGCGAAAGCGAGGAATACCTGATGGACCGGTCGCCGGAACAGGTGGAGCTCGACCGCGCCAAAGTGGTGCAGATCGTGTCATTACTCGCACGAGCCGCACAAAAAAAACACTAA
- a CDS encoding caspase family protein, with product MNGTGCNRQTGRVLRRSLVALWLALCLTGSALPAFADNCTSGNCQNGFGTLVRDNGNKYVGEFKNGVFHGHGTYTFNEDKWKGDRYTGEFKNGKYDGLGTYSWANGDKYTGDFKDDAPNGHGTYTWGREPWMGDKYVGGFIDWKKEGFGTYYWKEGDKYVGEFEADASNGTGTYYYTNGDVYKGQFKDWKKEGQGEFTWKRKPWTGDRYVGTFKADELNGRGIKYYASGDQYEGEWSNWKKHGFGTYTWKNGNRYVGAWADGKKEGHGTQYYASGDQYDGEFKDDAFHGQGLYIWGRDPWKGDRYNGEFKAGKLTGYGTKVYASGDKYTGEWDDWKKHGTGTYTWKNGDTYTGEWADSKMHGQGTFTYANGSRDVGTWDNDKPLKVTHYKPGQKKHDKQPEIVVQKPPKTETVKPVDNTPPVITITSHETSRGIVPVAKSPTTQVTGLAEDDSGIAEVLINGLPAHIEPSGKFAATIPLNSGKSEIIILARDIHQNTTQRSFWLDSRTSTEEQTVIAKVPDIQKNFMEQTGAMSVGDYHAIIIGINDYKYLPKLQTAVHDAREIEKLLRQKYGFKTNLLIDVSRTQIMRAFNNARKTMGPNDNLLIYYAGHGEFDKTVNKAYWLPADAERDSDANWLIVDNITTNIRRFASRHVLVVADSCYSGTLTRSAITNLSTPDQHKRFLEKMHKRSSRTLMASGGNEPVADGGGGGHSVFARAFIDALNMVEEEIFTAEQLFYRYIKEPVAGRAEQVPEYNIIKNSGHAGGDFVFMRKP from the coding sequence ATGAACGGTACAGGATGCAATCGGCAAACAGGACGGGTCCTCCGCCGGAGCCTTGTTGCGCTCTGGCTCGCCCTCTGTCTGACGGGGTCCGCCCTCCCCGCCTTCGCCGACAACTGCACTTCCGGCAACTGCCAGAACGGATTCGGCACCCTGGTCCGCGATAACGGCAACAAATACGTCGGCGAATTCAAGAACGGCGTGTTCCACGGTCACGGCACCTATACCTTCAACGAAGACAAGTGGAAGGGCGATCGCTACACCGGCGAGTTCAAAAACGGGAAATACGACGGGCTGGGCACCTACTCCTGGGCCAACGGCGACAAGTACACCGGCGACTTCAAAGACGATGCGCCCAACGGCCACGGCACCTACACCTGGGGACGCGAACCGTGGATGGGCGACAAGTATGTCGGCGGTTTCATCGACTGGAAAAAAGAAGGCTTCGGCACCTACTACTGGAAGGAAGGCGACAAGTACGTGGGCGAGTTCGAGGCGGACGCCTCCAACGGCACCGGCACCTACTACTACACCAACGGCGATGTCTATAAGGGCCAGTTCAAGGACTGGAAAAAAGAAGGCCAGGGCGAGTTCACCTGGAAACGCAAGCCGTGGACCGGCGATCGCTATGTCGGCACCTTCAAGGCCGACGAGCTGAACGGCCGGGGCATCAAGTATTACGCCAGCGGTGATCAATATGAGGGCGAGTGGAGCAACTGGAAAAAACACGGCTTCGGCACCTACACCTGGAAAAACGGCAACCGCTATGTCGGCGCCTGGGCCGACGGTAAAAAAGAAGGCCACGGCACGCAGTATTATGCCAGCGGCGATCAGTATGACGGCGAGTTCAAGGACGACGCCTTCCACGGACAGGGTCTCTACATCTGGGGCCGCGATCCGTGGAAAGGCGACCGGTACAACGGCGAGTTCAAGGCGGGCAAGCTGACCGGCTACGGCACCAAGGTGTACGCCAGCGGCGACAAGTACACCGGCGAATGGGACGACTGGAAGAAACACGGCACCGGCACCTACACCTGGAAAAACGGCGACACCTACACCGGCGAATGGGCGGACAGCAAGATGCACGGTCAGGGCACCTTCACCTACGCCAACGGCAGCCGCGACGTGGGCACCTGGGACAACGACAAACCGCTGAAGGTCACCCACTACAAACCGGGGCAGAAGAAACACGACAAGCAGCCGGAGATCGTCGTGCAGAAACCGCCGAAGACGGAAACCGTGAAGCCGGTGGACAACACGCCGCCGGTCATCACCATCACCTCGCACGAAACTTCGCGCGGCATCGTGCCCGTGGCCAAGTCGCCGACCACACAGGTCACCGGCCTGGCGGAAGACGACAGCGGCATCGCCGAAGTGTTGATCAACGGCCTGCCCGCGCACATCGAGCCTTCCGGCAAGTTCGCCGCCACCATTCCGCTGAATTCCGGCAAAAGCGAAATCATCATCCTCGCCCGCGACATCCATCAGAACACCACGCAGAGATCATTCTGGCTGGACAGTCGCACCTCAACGGAGGAGCAGACCGTCATCGCCAAAGTGCCGGACATCCAGAAAAACTTCATGGAACAAACCGGCGCGATGTCTGTCGGCGATTATCACGCCATCATCATCGGCATCAACGACTACAAATACCTGCCTAAACTGCAAACGGCGGTGCACGACGCGCGCGAAATCGAAAAGCTGTTGCGGCAGAAATACGGGTTCAAGACCAACCTGCTGATCGACGTGTCGCGCACCCAGATCATGCGCGCCTTCAACAACGCCCGCAAGACGATGGGTCCCAACGACAACCTGCTGATCTACTACGCGGGGCACGGTGAGTTCGACAAAACCGTCAACAAAGCCTACTGGCTGCCCGCCGATGCGGAACGCGACAGCGACGCCAACTGGCTGATCGTGGACAACATCACCACCAACATCCGCCGTTTCGCCTCGCGCCATGTGCTGGTGGTGGCGGACAGTTGCTATTCGGGCACACTCACCCGCTCGGCGATCACCAACCTGTCCACGCCGGACCAGCACAAACGCTTCCTTGAAAAAATGCACAAGCGCTCGTCGCGCACATTGATGGCCTCCGGCGGCAACGAGCCGGTGGCGGACGGCGGGGGCGGCGGCCATTCCGTGTTCGCGCGCGCCTTCATCGACGCGCTCAATATGGTGGAGGAAGAAATCTTTACGGCGGAACAGTTGTTCTACAGGTACATCAAGGAACCGGTGGCGGGCCGCGCCGAACAGGTGCCGGAATACAACATCATCAAAAACTCCGGCCACGCGGGCGGCGACTTTGTGTTCATGCGCAAGCCATGA